In Sebastes fasciatus isolate fSebFas1 chromosome 8, fSebFas1.pri, whole genome shotgun sequence, the DNA window CACCGTGTGATGGGCCTCGACCTTGATGCTCTCAACAAACAGGTCCAGGAGAAAAAACATCAGCAAAACATGGAGCTGCAACGCGACAAAGCTTTCGGTAAACTATGGGCATGATGAGAGCCAGGGAGGGGTCAGAAAATACTGAGTCCAAGAATACTGCCTTAGGCCATCTCCCTTTATGAAATAACCTTTCACCAAGAATGAGCATTGATCGCAGGTGTCTTTATGTTTATTGCACTGCAGACAAGCTGAGAGAGTATCAGGATGAAGCACTACTGCAGCAAGACAATGATGAAAGAGAGAAGCGAGCAGCTTTGCACACTGACCTGACCCAGTATTGGGCCACTCATCAACGTGTAGAGGACTCACATGATGCTGATCTCAAGTGTGGCCTGAAGGGGGCATTTGAGATCACCATTCCAGAGGCCGAGCTGGGGCCTGCCAGTATGAAAATCTTTCAGGTAGGTGTGGATCAAAGACCAGGTGGAACAAAATCCAGCAATAAATAATCCCGTTATACTGTGTTTCATGTGTAGGGGGAGGATATCGGAGAGGAACAAAGGAGGCGAGAACAaatgaaaaagagagacagagatctGCGAGCACAGAAGGAGGACAATGAGAGAAAGCACGTGGGAGACAAGCACAGAGGTGAAAAGAGACTCACTGTAATCACTGATGAGCTAACATGGTAAAGCCTCTGTAAATCACACACATGCTTCATGCTTTCCTGCACAAACAATCACACTCCTACGCACAGCCCTTATTGCCAGGTGGCATTGATTGATGCTCATCCCACAGAgcctttatatgtgtgtgtgtgtgtgtgtgtgtgtgtgtgtgtcgttgaAGAGCTTTGCACAATGGGTAATGCAGGTGTGAGAAACACACTGTATTTccaacttgtgtgtgtgtgtgtcacagagaTGCTCGTGAGCAGAGAGCTGGTGCATCAGGACCTAAGGGGGGTTCAGCTACGTGCACTAGAGGAGGAGCGTAAGAAAGCTGCCCGCGTCACACTCAACAACTACAATCAAGCTCTGGTACAGTACacgcatgtgcacacacacagatggacacacagatgcacacacacacctcctgctGATGTGGATGCTCAAAGAGAAATCCACTGGGGGTTTTGAGCCTTGACACGGTGTTCTCAGGTGGGATCTTGATATTAAAAATTGCTAATTGAAAATGTTAAGTgatgcgtacacacacacttgctgcAGGAAGACGGCCATCATATTAGTTGGTACCCAGCAACGTGGATGGTTAAACTGCTCTGATGTATGCGTGGGCCCTGTCTGTTTTTTAAAAGCCTCCGCTTAGCTCTCCCCTCATTTGCCTGAACGCACTCGGCTGAATCCTCCATTGGGAGGCATCATTATAAATCCTTCAGGTCACGGTATTTTTCATGACAATTATGTGGTTTCTCTAATAACCACTCACATGCACGATGCACAAGCAAACACAACTGACTGAGTGGCTCTCTCAGGAGGACGTTCACCATATGGCTCACTCTTGGCTCCATGCGAGAGAAGTAACCACATATTTAGAGGTTGGGTTTCGTGAAGCTCACTGCTATTCTAACCATCAAGGGAATGATCAATCATAGCTGTCCCTTGGATCGGCGGTGAGGCCTCACCATGTCCTGCTCTCCCAACAGGCTGCAGAGCgcacagagacactgagggaGCAgcacaggagagaggagagggagaatcTGGCAGAGATGCGGCACACCCTGACATCCGACATGATGACAGAGTGCGCCGAGGCAGCGGATAGCATGATGGGGGGAGGGAGGCCGCCACGGGTCCTGATAGACAGGTGGAAGGGGATGAGCCCTGAGCAGCTGAACGCCTtccacagggagagagaggaacaaTGTCTTCAGAAACAGGTACTGGAGTCACTCTAAAACACAATGCAACTCTATAATACACACAGTAGGGCACCAGGAGCAATTTACGGTCAAATCATATCCTCTTCTGTTCTGCAaaattcacttaaaactgtGTTTCAAAACCTTTTGACTTGAAATTAAACCACAGATGGGTGACACCTTGAAGGAAAGCCATTCTTCCAAAATGTATTCCCTGTGTTTAACATGCTGGTCTAAAATGGCAAAACCAGCAAACCATTCAGTGACCCTTTGTGCCCTGTATGGATCTAAGTTCATTGTATTTCTCTActaatttatttagtttttttcctcTAATTTGTCGTTCATCTCTTTGTCTACTTGTACACCTCTCTTCACAGGTTGCATATGTCTAAAGGTTGTGACCAAAGAAGTATAATTTCTTCTCAGAAAAGTAtttctaaaaaatgaaaatacctTTTGGATGCCTTAAGCGAAAAAATCCTCCAGTGCttcaaaaaagaagaaagtctAAAAATAAACCTAATTTTGCATAGCAGAAATCTGCTTTCTAATCCTATATGAACCAACTTGgaacccctcagatttatcttgcaGACTTTGGTCATGTCCTAACCTCCAGGTTAGGAACCACTCCTTCATAAGAAAGCATAAGAAAGAAAGTTTTTTAACCCAGTATCTCACATAACAGTTCCTCTCAGGTTCAGCATTTAttacctttatttattaccATCTTTAGAGACAGCGTGACGCTGAGAAGATTCAGGACGCAGCCTGGGATCTTCAGCTCCTGAAGATGTCCAGAGCagcggaggaggagcagaggaaagcagaagagctgaggagagagaagaggattCAGACAGAGCGTTACAACATGCAGCTGGCCGAAGAGCAGCAGGCACAGTGAgcacggcacacacacacacacacacacgcacacacacacacacacacacacacacactgactattcagcaaatatattttGGGTGTAGGTGATGAAGTACTCTAATGTAGGATAAATAACCATTTTTGGAAACAGTTAGtcactgttgtgtttgtgtgtctctgtgtgtcccaGTCAGGAGTACCTGAACAAGAAGCTGTACACCAACAAGCCCAGCAAGGACTACTTCTATCAATTCAATACCAGCTCCCGCTGACCCCCACACACCTCCCCTGTGACAGTGATCTATTGATTGTTATACTTGATTGTGAAATGaatccagtggtggaatgtaactaagtacctttactaataaataaactaataaattctgatgtattattatggatttagctacccagcagtatttaaaatgagctccacctttaccagctgcaacattagtgATACTAATTATAACCCAGTGATATGATGTTTCTTTCTGAAATGGGAAATTCTagataatgagtacttttacttttgatactttatgtatattttgatgctaatacttatgtacttttacttaagtacagttttgaatgcagaacttttacttgtaacagtatttatatactgtggtattgctacttttactgcatTGATTTTCTTGGTAGATACTGATGACAAAAAAGGGACCCTTTTTTTGGTACAGATTATTCCACGTATTTTATTCTTCAGTCATAAATCCAGTTACAGTGGTAGATTCATAATGCAGTTACAGTTATTTTAGCCCCCATGTGTGGTACACGTCCCCCCACCTCCTGTTGTTCACCCACATAGATACCATCAGTCCCATAGTGCACCCCACACACCACAAAGAGGCCCATGGACACACACTCCCTACTCCTATACTTCCTCCCCTCTTCCCTCCCACTCAGGCATTGTTGTTTAAAATCTGTCTGCTTTTTTTCTGAAGCTAAAAccaattcactttttttttttgtatctttttaaatattaaaaaagggggaaaacaaCAGTGGAAAAGCAAAAGGCCAGCTTTCCCCTTGACACATGAAAAGCAAAGAGTGAGTGGCAGTCGAGTgagtatctgtgtgtgtacactcaTTCTTCATTCAAAGCTAACATTTGCCACCAACACTGACAAACACAGATGTTTAGCAGCAGATAGTCAAGTTAGAATATTGGCATATTTTTGCGTCATTCATCTCTCCTGTAtgaaaatagatttttatttttttaaaagctttatTTGTCCTGAGTGTGTCAACAGGGAgctcacacacacctccttcAGTGCCACTGGCCTGTTTAGACATCCCACATAGCTACTTTACCTCAGGGACCGTCAGGTGGTGTTTGGCCAGTGTCAAGCTTTTATTTGAATAGGGAGAACTGAGGCAGCAACGTTGCATATAGTAGGTACTCCCTGTGGTATGCACAAACCGGCTCGCTTTCAGAACTGCATCAGACAAAAACTCCACAGATATTCACTGCGCTGCAATGCATTGCAAGATGGTTGTAGGCATGAACGCAATCTTAGCTTTCATTGTAATGGaactactactatcactaaaTGACactaatgtactttttttttttttaattttgaaatgtTTGCAAACATCTAcagattttttccccttttaatTTTTACCCCAAAACTATTTTTAGTCAAAAAATGGAAAGTTTGAATTTATAGCAATAGTACAAACAACTTGCAACACTTTAAAATTAAGTGGTTTCAAACctgcacatttttcacatttttatatcaaacATGGTTGGGTTCATCAAAACAATCTTTAAAGGTTGTATTTACAttctgtggagaaaaaaaaaaacaagttagtCTCATAACCACTCCAGTACCTTGTagctcagattttttttaatcagtagCATGTAAATACAATGTCTGCCCAGCTCTGAAAAGAATACATTCTCTGTGTTTGATGTAAATACCAACTGcttgcatttattttacatcaaCTGGCAATCATTCCGCCTGTCTGCAATATCAACTTGCATTGATGAGGgtctgaaaataaaacatgagtgTTTGCTCCACTCTCTGATctgtaaatatacataaatactgCTCCTCAAACAGTTTTGCGAAGTATGGAGATGGACAGGTATGAAAAGGTTGTTAATTAGAGACAACAATGTTTTTTAATACAGTGtagaaagagacaaagacagatacAGAAAGCTACACGTAGGTCTCGACACGAAAAAATTACATTATCATTTCCAATAATGACATTACACTTCTGGTGGGAAGGCGAGAGAGTAATGACATCAATCTGGTGCTCTATGCAGACCCAGCAGGCACAGGAACTTATAAGGAGCATGTACATATCTATAATACTGTATTATGGCTAAATAGATAGATGTAGATGCAGCTATATACACCAGATGCTACTCAGCATGTTCACAGCAAGTTCCCCTTATGCATCCAATGTTATTTATAGTAAGAAACTTGGCTTCGCTTAGTTTCAATGAAAGCATCTTGATCTGTGAAATATGTCAATAAAGAGAATATAAATAGTGTAGAAAACAATATGAAAAAGTgatgatataaataaaaaatggcaGATAACGAAAAAAGAAAGTTTTGTATTCAaacacatttgtaaaaaaaaaaaaaaaaaatgtcactggCAAGTACAATCTGAGACATCAAATGGCATTAAACATACAAATGTGCGAAATAATATAAGGCATGATAAATATCTAAGACGTTTAACAGCAACATGTGCTGTCTGTTTCCCAAAACTAGGCTCtaccttcatcctcctctttcaaTCCATCTCTAAAGAACCGCACCTACAATCCCTCGGATAGTTCTACCTGTACAACATTCTGTCTTTATCTTTCTATAGAGCTGTTtgcggagagaaagaaagagaagaaagggaGATGAATGAATGTTAGTCGTTAAGATATGTTGTAAACTACACACAGTTAAAAGGAGGGGGAAGGGAGGGTCAAAAGACATCTTCAGGTCAGTCAAACTTGTATCACATTGTCCACTACTTTGGACACTCCTTTGGTCAAAACAGTCCAGTCGATCAGATGACTGCCAGGGGCATCTCAATAGTCAATATATTGATTGTATATTAGTCGTTAAACAGATCAGCAAGTCAGTGGGGAACAGGAGCGTATGGGCACATATGCGTTGACATGTTTTGGTCTGATGGCCCCCGGTGGACGTGTAGGGGTTAATCGAGGATGGTGACTGAGTTGGGCATGCCGTTGGTTGCCGGGGAGACGGAGGGAGGGTTGAACGGGGAGTTGTCCGGCAGGCCCTCGCTGGGCCGACTGTACTGGCTGACCAGAGACTCGTCCATGAGCTCGGTGGTTATGGCGCTGCTGCCGTTGAAGTCCAGGTTGTCCTCGCTGCACAGCTTGCTCTCCTCGCCCAGCGACGGCAGGCTGGCGGTGCGCTTCTCCTCGAGGTCACTGCAATTCAAATCAAACGTTATTTCAGACTCACAGGAAGGTCCatagcaataaaagaaaataaaacatacgAGATAAAACCACAGCAATTCATCATTTCACCTGCCCCTCACTACAGTGTGCAAGAGCCCAGAAGAGGTCAAAAGCAAGACACATTATCATAAGGCATAATAAACAAAGAATTATTCAGCAAGCGTTTTCTCAAAAAACATCCCACTATATGCCAACATGCAAGCTGAACATACATAATACTAGAACTGAAACCATATGTTGATTCATCGGTTAGTTAATTGACTATTTTGATAAACGACTATTTTTTAAAGGtcatattgataaaaaaatttTGTGgaccaatatatttttttaaataatacattcacAGAGTTTttagaataaaagtatggcttttccttaaaaaaaattaaatatgattgtgagttaatcatttaaaaaatgttactggtccaaaatgaatgatttgtttatctctgtggaagatatctgacgttcggttcccacttctaaccaggcttgtgagccaaaagtataacgacgttggtatcatgaggtatctctgtgtcgtcagtgatcaagttgccagttagtgtggaaaaaacttAGTTGTGTCTCCATCGGGCTGCAGAATACGTGGATATTTACTGtgacaacaagtgacaacttgTCTTATCATAACTGTCCGAACAACAATAACCCATCAAATTACAATTTGGCATATTCAAACAACTAGCAACAGCCATAGTCCTTACAACCTTAACTAATGTGTTGTTACCGGTTAGAttgtcaaaatgagaaaaattacAGCTTCAATCCCTGAggagctacgttagcatcttAGCATTAGCGACGGTTACGTCCAGTTATAGTTCCCTTAAAACAATGTATAATGAAGAAGCGCATCAGAGGGGATTTAGAAGTGGGTGActgaaccagagttggtgattgttggaaagactaaccaagacggGTTTTGGTGAgtgttattttgtttctgtggagtttgaatgaagtgtgttttacaatacTCCGCCGCTACATGTTCCAAAATTACTTCATTACTGTACCACAAAAAGATTCATCGCTTGACATTACGGTCTGTCTGAGTCTCACTCCTCtcgaccataaaatatgcaggttgtgcaacgaactggcaaccacttgttatGAGGtgaatggaacgggggagggagagtgTGACATCTAGAgactgaatgttatcaatagcacctttaagttagcaaaatgccaaaaaaatgaTAGTTCTAGGTAAGTACGGTAAGGAATATAAGGTAagtacattttgtattttggggttttggactgttataCGGACAAAACAGACCTTTCATGAGGTCACTCTAGGATATTGTAACAGGCTTTTTCCCTGCTTTCCAATGTTTTgcagaccaaatgattaatcgattaatagagaaaataatcagcagattaattaattaattatttgataaGGAAAATAAATTGCAGTCAATATGTACAACATAATACATTATACCAAATGTTACAGGGAAGTCAGTAGGTGAGTAAGGCATTGGCAGGGGATTATGAATAAGTGGGTTTGGGAAATCACATCACAGCATACCTTTCTAGAGATCTGCATAGCGGGGGCAGGCATTAGGGAGAAGAGGGACAATGAAAGGAACACACAGGGTTAGGAAAAGCAAACAGTGACGAGGGAATCAGGGCTGCGTTAGGAGTTAGAATTTAAATGATCTACAgaaacatactgtaacatccaaaGAGACGACGTGCATGCAGATGACAAACCTATACTCTCCAAAAGTCTCATCCTTCATGGGCCGCGCTTCGGAGTCCATCGGACCCTCTTCTTTATCTTTCACTGTGAAGGAGATTATCGGATTTTATTATCATTACGATCTCAACCATGTTTCTCTCTGAGCCACTGTCTCAGACATCGATAATGACATTCTGTCACACAACAAGATAACACTTGAGTGTCTGCGGAGCGAAAAGATTTGGACTATCTGTAGAcagaatctgtttatttatgtgtgtttgaCTTAATTTCTCAGCGTGATAGAAACCACTCTGAATATTACTGTTAAAattcaaaataatttaaataataaagaaaagacaaggACGGCACtccaattagatttttttttatattgccacaatttaaataattaataataaaaaaaaaaatttaaataattaatccTCATAAGTATAATGCCAGTGGGTAAGGTCGGATGTATTATTCAATTAGACCTTGCTTTTAGCACAGACAATTAGGTCTACTTTAAAAGGAGCCGGACACTTGTTTCTCCCTCGTGTGGGAAGGGGATGAAAGGCCGGAGCTTTTCTCTGACCAGTCAGACAGAGGCCTGCAGGTTGCAGTTACTCTCGCGGTTTGAGATTATTATTTCACAGTCCTTTTCAGGGCGGAGGCTCTTACTGTCACAGTAAGGAAGTGTAGGCTCAGAGGTTTGTTTCACTACGTGTTGGATGTGAAGGCTGCGGGGGGAGAAGCTTGGCCAAGTGAGAACTGGTCAGTTCTCTGTaaggatcacacacacactgaatgttAAACATGGTGCCGCCTTATTTCTTCTTTCCGGTAAGAATGACCTTGTTTACTGTGGTGCGTTCCCGTAACTGCTTGGCTTCGTGTCATTTTCATTATCAGACAGCTTTATGGCTCCAGACTGTCTGGTGTCGCCCGCAACGCTCCCGTAGACCGTGACACAGTGATGAATGCTTAACACTTATCATGACGGGCTGCACTTGCCTGAGTACTTCCCCCCTTTACTCCTCTTGATGAAGCAGAGGATGAGCagtatcagcagcagcagcacgatgGCGCTCACGACGCCGATGAACCAGCCCTGCGTTGCAAAGCTCGGCTGCACCTCCGTCACTCCTTCAGAGGGGAAAGAAGAGGGAGGTGGGGAGAAGACagcgtttttttttgtaatgggGATGAAAGTACAAGAGGAGTGGAAAGGATGAAAAAGGTAGGAGAAACGAGATAAAAGAATCTAGAGCGAAAGAGACAGGGTGGCATTGCACTTGGGAACCAAAGACTACAGAACACTAcgccaaacaaacacaagtaATGGATCATTTCATATGGCTAACCAAGCTCTCTTTTCACAGGAGTCTTTGAAAGCACTTCACATGCAGTGGAGAGAACTGCAAGACTCTCTCTGCAGGATCAGGCTTCATATTTAGATGTGGGAAGCccagaggagagagcagagaagaTGAAAGAGGATGAATGAAGGCAGAGTGCTCATAAAGTACCTGTTCCTTCTGTATCGATGTCATCCTTCCAGAAGGTGGTGTTGCTGTAGATGAATTCTACATGATAATGAGAGCCAGGACTCAGGCCCTGGAGCTGGTAGAAAGACTGAGAGGAGTTCACCTTCTCTGTTTTCTTCCAGTTATCGCCATCTGCAGAGACATGACATAAACCTAGGAT includes these proteins:
- the ribc1 gene encoding RIB43A-like with coiled-coils protein 1 — encoded protein: MYKVDLPVDQSIEKAAERRRSAETARKARIYNTRHRVMGLDLDALNKQVQEKKHQQNMELQRDKAFDKLREYQDEALLQQDNDEREKRAALHTDLTQYWATHQRVEDSHDADLKCGLKGAFEITIPEAELGPASMKIFQGEDIGEEQRRREQMKKRDRDLRAQKEDNERKHVGDKHREMLVSRELVHQDLRGVQLRALEEERKKAARVTLNNYNQALAAERTETLREQHRREERENLAEMRHTLTSDMMTECAEAADSMMGGGRPPRVLIDRWKGMSPEQLNAFHREREEQCLQKQRQRDAEKIQDAAWDLQLLKMSRAAEEEQRKAEELRREKRIQTERYNMQLAEEQQAHQEYLNKKLYTNKPSKDYFYQFNTSSR